One window of the Thermasporomyces composti genome contains the following:
- a CDS encoding inositol monophosphatase family protein — protein sequence MSTEVVNALGLDGPGVEPIAGGRVNTIWRAYRDGAPVALRRSPAFRRLPEVAYECDVVTALAEKGAPVAPVVAGPTVVDGAIWVAFSWVDGTHPAVPVDDPPSYGRLLAELHEHTAALVPRLGQRPGWSRLDEFLTAPRPGDDHTMAELLPDFERAFGAAGTWLRRLAEDVHERLSGAESCPRVVAHGDFGPGQVLMRDGHLSAVLDWDFTHVDLRVADLAVAGALARPTVDRAEAFLRGYLEVAGPDVGDLGLLGDLRCAFHLHNLGNHLCARWAKGIDIAPQVAMLTERLEREQWWGPMLVAAAREATRARRVRRPSPPVTRESSDLEVAHELADRAAMVARHYFARGLTARTKADATPVTEADHAVERLLREALAELRPDDAVLGEELGTEGNSDRTWILDPIDGTAAFARGDPNWRIQIALERDGQIVVAVVDAPALGVRWWAAIGTGTYERVAGRPDRRLRVSTTASVDGALVAVQPESFLRRLPPGTRQPAPTPLPLVDLIRGELDAYLVHCCHAWDHAPWILLVREAGGSFTDHSGGTAPDQRGGLYSNGRIHDDLLVALSPPRTPR from the coding sequence ATGAGCACCGAGGTGGTGAACGCCCTCGGGTTGGACGGTCCCGGCGTCGAGCCGATCGCCGGCGGTCGCGTGAACACGATCTGGCGGGCGTACCGGGATGGCGCCCCGGTCGCGCTGCGTCGGTCGCCTGCGTTCCGCCGCCTCCCTGAGGTCGCCTACGAGTGTGACGTCGTGACGGCGCTCGCCGAGAAGGGAGCGCCGGTCGCGCCGGTCGTCGCGGGACCCACGGTGGTGGACGGCGCCATCTGGGTGGCGTTCTCGTGGGTGGACGGCACCCATCCCGCGGTCCCGGTCGACGACCCGCCCTCGTACGGCCGTCTGCTCGCCGAGCTGCACGAGCACACCGCGGCACTGGTGCCTCGGCTGGGGCAGCGACCCGGCTGGAGCCGGCTCGACGAGTTCCTCACCGCGCCGCGACCGGGTGACGACCACACGATGGCGGAGCTCCTACCCGACTTCGAGCGGGCGTTCGGTGCGGCGGGCACGTGGCTGCGGCGGCTGGCCGAGGACGTGCACGAGCGCCTGAGTGGCGCGGAGTCGTGTCCCCGGGTCGTCGCCCACGGCGACTTCGGTCCGGGCCAGGTGCTCATGCGGGATGGCCACCTCAGCGCGGTCCTCGACTGGGACTTCACCCACGTCGACCTGCGAGTGGCGGACCTCGCGGTCGCCGGGGCGCTGGCCCGACCCACGGTCGACCGTGCCGAGGCGTTCCTGCGCGGGTACCTCGAGGTCGCGGGTCCCGATGTCGGTGACCTCGGTCTGCTCGGGGACCTGCGCTGCGCGTTCCACCTCCACAACCTCGGCAACCACCTGTGCGCCCGCTGGGCGAAAGGTATCGACATCGCGCCGCAGGTGGCGATGCTCACCGAACGGCTCGAACGCGAGCAGTGGTGGGGGCCGATGCTGGTCGCCGCCGCACGCGAGGCGACGCGCGCCCGGCGCGTGCGCCGGCCGAGCCCTCCGGTGACCCGCGAGTCGTCCGACCTCGAGGTCGCGCACGAGCTCGCCGACAGAGCCGCGATGGTCGCCCGGCACTACTTCGCGCGCGGCCTGACCGCGCGGACGAAGGCGGACGCGACCCCGGTCACCGAAGCCGACCACGCGGTCGAGCGGCTCCTGCGAGAGGCCCTGGCGGAGCTGCGGCCCGACGACGCGGTGCTGGGCGAGGAGCTCGGCACCGAGGGCAACAGCGACCGGACGTGGATCCTCGACCCCATCGACGGGACGGCCGCGTTCGCTCGCGGCGACCCCAACTGGCGGATCCAGATCGCCCTCGAACGAGACGGCCAGATCGTCGTAGCGGTCGTTGACGCGCCGGCCCTGGGCGTCCGCTGGTGGGCGGCCATCGGGACCGGCACGTATGAGCGAGTGGCCGGCCGGCCCGATCGGCGGCTGCGGGTCTCGACGACGGCGAGCGTCGACGGCGCTCTCGTCGCCGTCCAGCCGGAGTCCTTCCTCCGCCGGCTACCGCCTGGGACACGGCAACCGGCGCCGACGCCGCTGCCGCTGGTCGACCTCATCCGAGGCGAGCTCGATGCCTACCTCGTGCACTGCTGCCACGCGTGGGACCACGCGCCGTGGATCCTGCTCGTTCGCGAGGCCGGCGGCTCGTTCACCGACCACAGCGGCGGGACGGCGCCGGACCAGCGCGGCGGCCTGTACTCCAATGGCCGCATTCACGACGACCTGCTCGTCGCGTTGTCACCGCCCCGCACGCCCCGCTGA
- the rsmG gene encoding 16S rRNA (guanine(527)-N(7))-methyltransferase RsmG has translation MPAAPEAAGLLFGSRLPLLLRYAELLVGPGVERGLLGPREVDRLWDRHLLNCAVLTEAIPDGASVCDVGSGAGLPGVVLAIARPDLHVTLLEPLLRRVTFLSEVTRDLGLRNTTVLRARAEEHDGVYDVVTARAVAPLDRLTRVALGLCRPGGSLLAVKGERAAEELHAVEADLPRRGVERWSIEKFGSGLVAPPTTVVRMIRGRDGRASRRGGAKTSR, from the coding sequence GTGCCGGCTGCTCCAGAAGCAGCCGGCCTGCTCTTTGGTAGCCGGCTACCCCTCCTGCTGCGGTACGCGGAGCTTCTCGTCGGCCCCGGGGTCGAGCGAGGCCTGCTCGGTCCGCGTGAAGTGGACCGTCTCTGGGATCGGCACCTTCTCAACTGTGCGGTCCTGACCGAGGCCATCCCGGACGGCGCCTCGGTGTGTGACGTCGGATCGGGTGCGGGTCTCCCGGGCGTCGTCCTCGCCATCGCACGTCCCGACCTCCACGTCACGCTTCTCGAGCCGTTGCTTCGACGCGTGACCTTCCTGTCTGAGGTCACCCGCGACCTCGGGCTGAGGAACACCACTGTGCTTCGTGCTCGTGCTGAGGAGCATGACGGCGTGTACGACGTCGTCACCGCGCGAGCGGTCGCGCCGCTCGACCGGTTGACCCGTGTCGCGCTTGGTCTGTGTCGTCCTGGTGGGTCACTCTTGGCCGTCAAGGGTGAGCGAGCGGCAGAGGAGCTCCACGCGGTGGAGGCCGACTTGCCCCGACGAGGTGTGGAGCGGTGGTCGATCGAGAAGTTCGGCTCAGGGCTCGTCGCGCCACCCACCACCGTGGTACGCATGATCCGGGGCCGCGACGGTCGAGCCTCCCGGCGAGGTGGGGCGAAGACGTCGCGGTGA
- a CDS encoding protein jag — translation MPPELLERLEREGDIAADYLEELLDIVDVDGDIDLDVEGDRAMVAIVGGELSHLVGKNGEVLGALQELTRLAVFRETGERSRLMLDIGGYRAKRRRELVALAEKFVAEVKETGKPVRLEPMTPFERKIVHDTVAAKGLTSESEGEEPERRVVIYPA, via the coding sequence ATCCCTCCCGAGCTGCTCGAGCGTCTCGAGCGCGAGGGCGACATCGCGGCGGACTACTTGGAAGAGCTGCTCGACATCGTGGACGTCGACGGTGACATCGACCTGGACGTCGAGGGTGACCGCGCCATGGTCGCGATCGTCGGCGGCGAGCTGAGCCACCTCGTGGGGAAGAACGGTGAGGTCCTGGGGGCGCTCCAGGAGCTCACGAGGCTCGCGGTCTTCCGAGAGACCGGTGAGCGGAGCCGGCTCATGCTCGACATCGGCGGGTACCGGGCGAAGCGTCGCAGGGAGCTCGTGGCTCTCGCGGAGAAGTTCGTGGCTGAGGTCAAGGAGACCGGCAAGCCGGTTCGCCTGGAGCCGATGACGCCGTTCGAGCGGAAGATCGTCCATGACACGGTGGCCGCGAAGGGACTGACGAGTGAATCGGAGGGCGAGGAGCCCGAACGCAGGGTCGTCATCTACCCGGCGTGA
- a CDS encoding ParB/RepB/Spo0J family partition protein has protein sequence MDESSSTPPAVAGAHFAEIPIDAITPNPRQPRQVFDEEAMAELVYSIKQIGLLQPIVVRRVGPDRYELVMGERRWRAAQQAQLSVIPAIIRETSDDDMLRDALLENLHRVQLNPLEEAAAYAQLLEDFGCTHDELAQRIGRSRPQITNTLRLLKLPPSVQRRVAAGVLSAGHARALLAVEDEETQEALAHRVVAEGLSVRALEEIIALDGGKASRRKPKARTPKPVAPRLADLESQLTDRFDTRVKVDLGRNKGKITIEFASLEDLERIVALMDPRPRASSGTPDV, from the coding sequence GTGGATGAATCGTCGTCCACTCCACCGGCCGTCGCCGGAGCCCACTTCGCCGAGATCCCCATCGACGCCATCACGCCGAACCCTCGTCAGCCGCGGCAGGTGTTCGACGAGGAAGCGATGGCGGAGCTCGTCTACTCCATCAAGCAGATCGGGCTGCTCCAGCCCATCGTGGTGCGGCGCGTCGGCCCCGATCGGTACGAGCTGGTCATGGGCGAGCGCCGCTGGCGTGCGGCCCAGCAGGCCCAGCTCTCCGTCATCCCGGCAATCATCCGGGAGACCAGCGACGACGACATGCTCCGGGACGCGCTCTTGGAGAACCTCCACCGCGTCCAACTGAACCCGCTCGAGGAGGCGGCGGCTTACGCGCAACTCCTCGAGGACTTCGGATGCACCCACGACGAGCTCGCGCAGCGGATCGGACGCTCCCGTCCGCAGATCACCAACACCCTTCGACTTCTCAAACTGCCGCCGTCGGTCCAGCGTCGAGTGGCGGCGGGGGTGCTGTCGGCCGGACACGCGCGGGCACTGCTCGCCGTCGAGGATGAGGAGACGCAGGAGGCGCTCGCCCATCGGGTGGTGGCCGAAGGGCTGTCGGTGCGGGCGTTGGAGGAGATCATCGCCCTCGACGGCGGCAAGGCGAGTCGCCGCAAGCCCAAGGCACGGACTCCCAAGCCCGTCGCACCGCGACTGGCTGACCTGGAGAGCCAGCTCACCGACCGGTTCGACACTCGCGTCAAGGTCGATCTCGGGCGGAACAAGGGCAAGATCACCATCGAGTTCGCCTCGCTGGAGGACCTCGAGCGCATCGTGGCGCTCATGGATCCCCGCCCACGTGCCAGCTCGGGCACACCCGACGTCTGA
- the yidD gene encoding membrane protein insertion efficiency factor YidD, giving the protein MKTVLVLLLKAYRLFVSPLYGQVCRYHPSCSAYALEAVEKHGALRGSWLAVRRLARCHPWTPGGYDPVPPSPTRAGMGAPSESRGA; this is encoded by the coding sequence GTGAAGACGGTTCTCGTCCTGCTGCTCAAGGCGTACCGGCTTTTCGTGAGCCCGCTCTACGGTCAGGTCTGCCGGTACCATCCATCGTGCTCGGCGTACGCGCTCGAGGCGGTCGAGAAGCACGGTGCGCTACGCGGCAGCTGGCTGGCGGTCCGACGGTTGGCTCGGTGCCATCCGTGGACTCCTGGTGGATACGACCCAGTTCCTCCGTCCCCAACGCGCGCTGGCATGGGCGCGCCAAGCGAATCCCGAGGTGCGTAA
- a CDS encoding TetR/AcrR family transcriptional regulator: MQERTATRRRGAQLEEALLDAAWDELVSVGYAGFTFEGVAARAKTSRSVVYRRWASRAELAIAAIAHYGRKNPFVLPDTGSLRDDVVALLRWLSERRAELAVLMSMQMSDFFAETRSTMADLRDRLLAEREGPTSMERILERAAARGEVDPERLTPRLTTLPIDLVRHEILMTGRPVTEKVIEEIVDDIFLPLVRRRAR, from the coding sequence GTGCAGGAGAGGACCGCAACCAGGCGCCGCGGGGCCCAGCTCGAGGAGGCGCTGCTCGACGCCGCGTGGGACGAGCTGGTCAGCGTCGGCTACGCCGGGTTCACGTTCGAGGGGGTGGCCGCGCGCGCCAAGACCAGCCGCTCGGTCGTCTACCGACGCTGGGCGAGTCGGGCGGAGCTGGCGATAGCCGCCATCGCCCACTACGGCCGGAAGAACCCGTTCGTCCTGCCCGACACCGGCTCCCTCCGCGACGACGTCGTGGCCCTGCTGCGGTGGCTCTCGGAGCGGCGCGCCGAGCTGGCGGTCCTCATGAGCATGCAGATGAGCGACTTCTTCGCGGAGACCCGCTCCACGATGGCCGACCTGCGGGACCGGCTCCTGGCGGAGCGCGAGGGACCCACCTCCATGGAGCGAATCCTCGAGCGCGCCGCCGCCCGCGGAGAGGTCGATCCAGAGCGCCTCACCCCGCGGCTGACCACGCTGCCCATCGACCTCGTCCGCCACGAGATCCTCATGACCGGGCGGCCCGTCACCGAGAAGGTCATCGAGGAGATCGTCGACGACATCTTCCTGCCCTTGGTCCGCCGCAGGGCGCGGTGA
- the rpmH gene encoding 50S ribosomal protein L34 yields the protein MKRTFQPNNRRRHKTHGFRIRMRTRAGRAILAARRRKGRRRLAV from the coding sequence GTGAAGCGCACGTTCCAGCCGAACAACCGTCGGCGTCACAAGACCCACGGCTTCCGCATCCGGATGCGCACCCGAGCCGGCCGCGCCATCCTCGCGGCGCGTCGGCGCAAGGGACGCCGGCGCCTCGCCGTCTGA
- the yidC gene encoding membrane protein insertase YidC encodes MSWYDAILSPLYDIVSFIMRAFHALFAPLLGPDSGWTWVLSIVGLVVVIRTLLIPLFVRQIRASRNMALLQPKIKELQKKYGHDRERMGQELMKLYRETGTNPFSSCMPILLQSPIFIALFRVLDGAANGVVRGRGLNEELVESLRHATIFGAQISDRFIGAQTLNVQVVTVVLIVLMTVTTFTTQRQLMRKNMPPEALTGPFAQQQKIILYVFPLAFAVGGVSFPVGVLIYWFTSNVWTMGQQFWVIRRNPAPGTPAYEAYQRRKNRKAARKGLAAVPGGAQNGSGPAVDGGTSKTGAAPKPVKRVQPQRLPRSKRKGR; translated from the coding sequence GTGTCGTGGTATGACGCAATTCTTTCGCCGCTCTACGACATCGTGTCGTTCATCATGCGGGCGTTCCACGCGCTCTTCGCACCTCTCCTCGGCCCTGACTCCGGCTGGACGTGGGTCCTGTCCATCGTCGGTTTGGTCGTCGTCATCCGGACCCTGCTGATCCCCCTTTTCGTCCGGCAGATCCGGGCCAGCCGGAACATGGCCCTCCTGCAGCCGAAGATCAAGGAGCTGCAGAAGAAGTACGGCCACGACCGGGAGCGGATGGGCCAGGAGCTCATGAAGCTCTACCGGGAGACCGGGACGAACCCGTTCTCCTCCTGCATGCCCATCCTGCTGCAGTCACCGATCTTCATCGCGCTGTTCCGGGTGCTCGACGGCGCCGCGAACGGCGTGGTCCGGGGCCGTGGCCTGAACGAGGAGCTCGTCGAATCGCTGCGGCACGCGACGATCTTCGGCGCGCAGATCTCCGACCGGTTCATCGGCGCGCAGACACTGAATGTCCAGGTCGTGACGGTCGTCCTCATCGTGTTGATGACGGTGACGACGTTCACGACTCAGCGGCAGCTGATGCGCAAGAACATGCCGCCCGAGGCGCTGACGGGGCCGTTCGCTCAACAGCAGAAGATCATCCTGTACGTCTTCCCGTTGGCGTTCGCCGTTGGTGGCGTCAGCTTCCCCGTCGGTGTGCTGATCTACTGGTTCACGTCCAACGTCTGGACCATGGGTCAGCAGTTCTGGGTGATCCGGCGGAACCCGGCTCCTGGCACGCCCGCCTACGAGGCGTACCAGCGGCGCAAGAACCGCAAGGCCGCTCGCAAGGGTCTCGCGGCTGTCCCAGGCGGGGCGCAGAACGGCTCGGGTCCGGCGGTCGACGGTGGCACGTCCAAGACTGGCGCGGCTCCGAAACCCGTCAAGCGGGTACAGCCTCAGCGACTGCCGCGGAGCAAACGAAAGGGTCGTTGA
- a CDS encoding ParA family protein, with product MVFTPTLPRPQRTRIFVVANQKGGVGKTTTAVNLAAALAGSGARVLVIDLDPQGNASTALGMEHTEGLPNVYDVIVDGQPLRDFVHPVARFPTLFGVPATIDLSGAELELASVVAREARLKRALDVYLAEEEQAGRRIDYVFIDCPPSLGLLTMNALVAGREVLIPIQCEYYALEGVETLFRIVNLIREINPALEVTTVLLTMYDARTRLSAQVAENARESLGHTVLRSAIPRSVRISEAPSFGQTVMTWDPGSPGALSYLEAAREIALRDPAVQAPSDLAGSSDRHAAAQGNGRVYGQAG from the coding sequence ATGGTGTTCACGCCGACGCTGCCTCGTCCCCAGCGCACGCGCATCTTCGTTGTCGCGAACCAAAAGGGGGGCGTAGGCAAGACGACGACGGCGGTCAACCTGGCTGCCGCCCTCGCGGGTTCCGGTGCGCGCGTGCTCGTGATCGACCTTGATCCGCAGGGCAACGCCTCCACGGCGCTCGGGATGGAGCACACGGAAGGCCTCCCGAACGTCTACGACGTCATCGTCGATGGCCAGCCGCTCCGGGACTTCGTCCACCCGGTCGCGCGCTTCCCCACCCTCTTCGGCGTGCCGGCGACCATCGACCTGTCCGGTGCGGAGCTGGAGCTGGCGAGTGTCGTCGCCCGGGAGGCGCGGCTGAAGCGCGCGCTCGACGTGTACCTCGCCGAGGAGGAACAGGCCGGGCGGCGGATCGACTACGTCTTCATCGACTGTCCCCCCTCCCTCGGGCTGCTCACCATGAACGCCCTCGTCGCCGGCCGCGAGGTGCTGATCCCCATCCAGTGCGAGTACTACGCCCTGGAGGGGGTGGAGACACTGTTCCGGATCGTCAACCTCATTCGGGAGATCAATCCCGCGCTCGAGGTCACGACCGTCCTCCTCACGATGTACGACGCGCGGACGCGGCTCTCCGCTCAGGTGGCGGAGAACGCGCGAGAGAGCCTGGGTCACACCGTGCTCCGCAGTGCCATCCCGCGCTCGGTCCGGATCTCCGAGGCGCCGAGCTTCGGTCAGACGGTCATGACCTGGGATCCCGGCTCGCCCGGTGCGCTGTCCTACTTGGAGGCGGCGCGGGAGATCGCGCTCCGTGACCCGGCGGTCCAGGCGCCATCCGATCTCGCTGGTTCGAGCGATCGCCATGCTGCCGCCCAGGGGAACGGGCGAGTGTACGGGCAGGCGGGATGA
- the dnaA gene encoding chromosomal replication initiator protein DnaA → MVAEPDALTVTWRQVRENLDQELPATHRVWLAQSRPVTLHGNTAIVAVRDDFTRTQLETRLRPRLEEALSEALGEPIRLAVTVEPTLSLDEEHDPASASGLPSSSSAPPESEPPTDDGEVPRSAPPAGRTDAFTLSSTPPGQPVRADNEPPRLNPKYMFDTFVIGSSNRFAHAAAVAVSEAPGKAYNPLLIYGDSGLGKTHLLHAIGHYVRNLFANARVRYVSSEEFTNDFINSIRDDKAATFQRRYRDVDVLLVDDIQFLENKERTQEEFFHTFNALHNANKQIVISSDRPPKRLETLEDRLRNRFEWGLITDIQPPDLETRIAILRKKAAQERLSAPPEVLEFIASKIQTNIRELEGALIRVTAFASLNRQPVDLALAEIVLKDLIPTGGEPEITASQIMAQTAAYFGLSMEDLCGSSRSRVLVTARQIAMYLCRELTDLSLPKIGQQFGGRDHTTVMHADRKIRQLMAERRSVYNQVTELTNRIKQQARSS, encoded by the coding sequence GTGGTCGCGGAACCTGATGCGTTGACGGTCACCTGGCGGCAGGTCCGCGAGAACCTCGATCAGGAGCTGCCGGCGACCCACCGGGTCTGGCTCGCCCAGAGCCGCCCGGTCACCCTCCACGGCAACACCGCCATCGTCGCCGTCCGCGACGACTTCACGCGGACGCAGCTCGAGACCCGGCTGCGGCCTCGCTTGGAAGAGGCGCTGTCCGAAGCGCTCGGCGAGCCGATCCGTCTCGCCGTCACCGTCGAACCAACACTGTCCCTCGACGAGGAGCACGACCCAGCCTCGGCCAGTGGACTGCCCTCGTCGAGCAGCGCTCCGCCCGAGTCGGAGCCGCCCACCGACGACGGTGAGGTGCCGCGGTCCGCTCCACCCGCTGGCCGCACCGACGCGTTCACGTTGTCGTCGACGCCGCCGGGTCAGCCGGTTCGCGCGGACAACGAGCCGCCGCGGCTGAACCCCAAGTACATGTTCGACACGTTCGTCATCGGGTCATCCAACCGCTTCGCGCACGCCGCCGCCGTCGCCGTCTCCGAAGCGCCGGGCAAGGCCTACAACCCGCTGCTCATCTACGGGGACTCGGGCCTGGGCAAGACGCACCTGCTGCACGCGATCGGCCACTACGTGCGCAACCTCTTCGCCAACGCGCGGGTCCGGTACGTCTCGAGCGAGGAGTTCACGAACGACTTCATCAACTCGATCCGGGACGACAAGGCGGCGACGTTCCAGCGTCGCTACCGGGACGTCGACGTCCTCCTCGTCGACGACATCCAGTTCCTCGAGAACAAGGAACGCACGCAAGAGGAGTTCTTCCACACCTTCAACGCCCTCCACAACGCCAACAAGCAGATCGTCATCTCCTCCGACCGGCCTCCGAAGCGGCTCGAGACGTTGGAGGACCGGCTGCGCAACCGGTTCGAGTGGGGGCTCATCACCGACATCCAGCCGCCCGACCTCGAGACCCGGATCGCGATCCTGCGCAAGAAGGCCGCCCAGGAGCGGCTCTCCGCGCCACCTGAGGTCCTGGAGTTCATCGCGAGCAAGATCCAGACCAACATCCGGGAGCTCGAGGGCGCCCTCATCCGGGTCACGGCCTTCGCCAGCCTCAATCGCCAGCCGGTCGACCTCGCGCTCGCCGAGATCGTCCTCAAGGACCTCATCCCGACCGGCGGCGAGCCCGAGATCACCGCGAGCCAGATCATGGCGCAGACCGCGGCGTACTTCGGCCTGTCGATGGAGGACCTCTGTGGCTCCAGCCGCAGCCGGGTCCTCGTCACCGCCCGGCAGATCGCGATGTACCTGTGCCGTGAGCTGACCGACCTGTCCCTGCCCAAGATCGGGCAGCAGTTCGGGGGTCGTGACCACACCACGGTCATGCACGCCGACCGCAAGATCCGCCAGCTCATGGCGGAGCGCCGCAGCGTCTACAACCAGGTCACTGAGCTGACGAACCGGATCAAGCAGCAGGCCCGGTCGTCCTGA
- a CDS encoding MDR family MFS transporter, with protein MSTVQLPASREGLDPGFVRLSLVMLTGALAVVFDTTIVNIALETLGQQLHVPVSTVQWVTTGYVLALGMAVPTTNWLTSRFGGKKVWLFALTLFLAGSVGAGLAADAPSLIAFRVVQGVGGGLMLPVMQTTLVQATNGRSLGRAMAIIGLPVVLGPVLGPVVGGLLVQHLTWRWIFWVNVPFCVAGLAMAWRFMPSGERNHTAPLDWIGLALVCPGIAAIVLGFSRAGAGGFGHADALLPLVVGVTLVAAFAVWALTRDGEPLIDLRLLRHSSFSAANALLFLSGFVLYGAMLLIPLYYQQVTGRDPLTAGLLLVPQGIGLMLSRGLAGALTDRLGARPVAAAGLAITLVGTLPFAWVGSDTATWWLVAALVVRGIGLGAVTIPVMTSAYEGLAADQVPHASVITRMTQQIGGSFGTAVLAVVLDSALARHPGGPAEAAAAFGHTFWWSIAFTVLALAVSAWLPSRIARPTELRPASP; from the coding sequence GTGAGCACTGTGCAGCTGCCCGCCTCCCGGGAAGGCCTCGACCCGGGCTTCGTGCGGCTCTCCCTCGTCATGCTGACCGGCGCCCTCGCCGTCGTCTTCGACACGACGATCGTCAACATCGCACTCGAGACCCTGGGTCAGCAACTGCACGTACCGGTCTCCACCGTGCAGTGGGTCACCACCGGGTACGTGCTCGCCCTCGGCATGGCGGTGCCCACGACGAACTGGCTGACCAGCCGTTTCGGCGGGAAGAAGGTCTGGTTGTTCGCGTTGACGCTGTTCCTCGCCGGATCCGTCGGCGCGGGCCTCGCGGCGGACGCACCCAGCCTCATCGCCTTCCGTGTGGTGCAGGGTGTGGGCGGCGGTCTCATGCTGCCCGTCATGCAGACGACCCTGGTCCAGGCGACCAACGGTCGGTCGCTCGGCCGCGCCATGGCGATCATCGGGCTTCCTGTCGTCCTGGGTCCGGTGCTCGGCCCGGTCGTCGGTGGTCTGCTCGTCCAGCACCTCACGTGGCGCTGGATCTTCTGGGTCAACGTGCCGTTCTGTGTGGCCGGGCTAGCAATGGCCTGGCGCTTCATGCCCTCAGGGGAACGGAACCACACCGCACCGCTCGACTGGATCGGCCTGGCCCTGGTCTGTCCCGGCATCGCGGCGATCGTCCTCGGGTTCTCCCGAGCCGGCGCGGGCGGCTTCGGCCACGCCGACGCGCTCCTGCCCCTCGTCGTGGGCGTCACGCTCGTCGCCGCCTTCGCCGTCTGGGCTCTCACGAGGGACGGCGAGCCGCTCATCGACCTCCGGCTGCTTCGGCACTCCTCGTTCAGCGCGGCGAACGCGCTGCTGTTCCTGTCGGGCTTCGTCCTCTACGGCGCGATGCTGCTGATTCCCCTCTACTACCAGCAGGTGACCGGTCGGGACCCGCTCACGGCCGGCCTCCTGCTCGTCCCGCAGGGCATCGGTCTGATGCTGAGCCGCGGACTGGCCGGTGCGCTCACCGACCGGCTGGGCGCACGCCCGGTCGCCGCCGCGGGTCTGGCGATCACGCTGGTGGGGACGTTGCCGTTCGCGTGGGTCGGGTCGGATACCGCGACGTGGTGGCTCGTCGCCGCGCTCGTCGTCCGCGGCATCGGCCTCGGCGCGGTGACGATTCCCGTCATGACGAGCGCGTACGAAGGACTCGCCGCCGACCAGGTGCCGCACGCCAGCGTGATCACGAGGATGACGCAGCAGATCGGCGGCTCGTTCGGCACCGCCGTGCTGGCCGTAGTCCTCGACAGCGCCCTCGCCCGTCACCCTGGCGGACCCGCGGAGGCCGCGGCGGCGTTCGGCCACACCTTCTGGTGGTCCATCGCCTTCACCGTGCTCGCCCTGGCCGTGTCGGCGTGGCTGCCCTCCCGGATCGCCCGGCCGACGGAACTCCGACCGGCCAGTCCATGA
- the rnpA gene encoding ribonuclease P protein component, whose translation MLPARHRMRRSADFATAIRRGRRVARPTLVVHLVLVEGRDDPPLVGFVVSRAVGSAVVRNTVRRRLRHLMRERLAVLPPGSLLVVRALPSASKVSSADLARDLDAALEQATARPRHLQVGRSS comes from the coding sequence GTGCTGCCGGCTCGTCATCGGATGCGGCGTTCAGCCGACTTCGCGACGGCGATCCGTCGCGGCCGCCGCGTCGCGCGTCCGACCCTCGTCGTCCACCTCGTCCTCGTCGAGGGGCGCGACGACCCTCCATTGGTCGGTTTCGTCGTGAGTCGCGCGGTTGGTTCCGCTGTGGTTCGGAACACCGTCCGGCGACGGCTCAGGCACCTCATGCGTGAGCGCCTGGCGGTCCTCCCACCCGGGAGCCTCCTTGTCGTGCGCGCGTTACCGTCGGCGTCGAAGGTGTCCAGTGCCGACCTCGCGCGAGACCTCGACGCGGCGCTCGAGCAGGCGACCGCGCGGCCGCGCCACCTCCAGGTGGGGAGGTCGTCGTGA